A window of the Synergistaceae bacterium genome harbors these coding sequences:
- the rpmG gene encoding 50S ribosomal protein L33: MADIVGLVCTQCKRRNYTTTVNKKKQAKKLELKKYCKWCRASVVHKESK, encoded by the coding sequence ATGGCGGACATTGTGGGACTGGTCTGCACTCAGTGCAAAAGACGCAACTACACGACGACGGTCAACAAGAAAAAGCAGGCGAAGAAGCTGGAGCTCAAAAAATACTGCAAATGGTGCCGGGCGTCGGTTGTGCACAAAGAATCGAAGTAA